The following proteins come from a genomic window of Halomarina ordinaria:
- a CDS encoding DUF7344 domain-containing protein: MSRVIGSPTDSGPHGPVPVDSVFRLLSDRHRRRVMSYLDREETNTELAVLADELADADADAERDRVAVRLHHVHLPKLDDAGVLTYDAATRTVEREGAADRLDPYLMLARADERGDVVRGAHP; the protein is encoded by the coding sequence ATGAGTCGAGTTATCGGTTCTCCGACCGATTCGGGACCACACGGCCCGGTCCCGGTCGATTCGGTCTTTCGGCTACTGAGTGACCGGCACCGACGACGAGTGATGTCCTACCTCGACCGCGAGGAGACGAACACCGAACTCGCCGTGCTCGCCGACGAACTCGCAGACGCCGACGCGGACGCCGAGCGCGACCGAGTGGCCGTCCGTCTCCACCACGTCCACCTCCCGAAACTCGACGACGCGGGCGTCCTCACCTACGACGCCGCCACGCGGACCGTCGAACGCGAGGGCGCGGCCGACCGCCTCGACCCGTACCTGATGCTCGCGCGTGCCGACGAGCGCGGCGACGTCGTCCGGGGGGCCCACCCGTGA
- a CDS encoding alpha/beta hydrolase family protein has translation MRVHFSGRAFDYQTLRALAYTTFGGAEPGEVLATVERIDDGDTEAWYDEWRRTAARVERTAEEAREAGHDRTARFAFLRAHTYYRTAEFFLPTDDPRRRPTYERSRATFRSGTALLDVPPERVAIPYEGTTLPGYVFASGGTGPRPTVVCLGGFDSLCEELYFLCGVPEALARGYDVVLFEGPGQGAPLREEGLTARPDWEHVVGPVLDALEGREHVDESRMALVGVSFGGYYAPRAAAFDDRIAACVAFDHMHDLWRASAVETPRLARALLYAPDRLVNALAAVGGRFSVEARWLLSNSRWVFGVDSAAELQRTLREYSLTPVTHRIDCPTLVLAGEDDHFVPLELAEEFVEDLTAPATLRVFTAEEGAGEHCQVGNLRLATGVVYDWLDETLST, from the coding sequence ATGCGTGTCCACTTCTCCGGGCGGGCGTTCGACTACCAGACGCTCCGGGCGCTGGCCTACACCACCTTCGGCGGCGCAGAGCCCGGCGAGGTGCTCGCGACCGTCGAGCGCATCGACGACGGCGACACGGAAGCCTGGTACGACGAGTGGCGCCGAACCGCGGCGCGGGTCGAGCGGACGGCCGAGGAGGCCCGTGAGGCGGGGCACGACCGGACGGCCCGCTTCGCCTTCCTGCGCGCGCACACCTACTACCGGACCGCCGAGTTCTTCCTCCCGACCGACGACCCGCGGCGTCGACCGACCTACGAGCGGAGTCGGGCGACGTTCCGGTCGGGAACTGCCCTCCTCGACGTACCCCCGGAACGCGTGGCGATACCCTACGAGGGGACGACGCTGCCGGGATACGTCTTCGCCTCGGGTGGGACGGGACCGCGCCCGACGGTCGTCTGTCTCGGCGGGTTCGACTCGCTCTGCGAGGAACTCTACTTCCTCTGTGGCGTGCCCGAGGCGCTCGCACGGGGCTACGACGTGGTGCTCTTCGAGGGGCCGGGACAGGGCGCACCGCTCCGCGAGGAGGGGCTGACCGCCCGGCCCGACTGGGAGCACGTCGTCGGGCCGGTGCTCGACGCCCTCGAAGGACGCGAGCACGTGGACGAGTCGCGGATGGCGCTGGTCGGCGTCAGTTTCGGGGGGTACTACGCGCCGCGGGCGGCGGCGTTCGACGACCGAATCGCGGCGTGCGTCGCGTTCGACCACATGCACGACCTCTGGCGGGCGTCGGCGGTCGAGACGCCGCGACTGGCGCGGGCGTTGCTGTACGCCCCCGACCGCCTCGTGAACGCGCTGGCCGCCGTCGGCGGTCGGTTCAGCGTCGAGGCGCGCTGGCTGCTCTCGAACTCGCGGTGGGTGTTCGGCGTCGACTCGGCGGCGGAGCTCCAGCGCACCCTCCGGGAGTACTCCCTGACCCCCGTCACGCACCGCATCGACTGCCCGACGCTGGTGCTCGCGGGCGAGGACGACCACTTCGTCCCGCTGGAACTGGCCGAGGAGTTCGTCGAGGACCTGACCGCCCCCGCGACGCTCCGCGTGTTCACCGCGGAAGAGGGCGCAGGCGAGCACTGTCAGGTGGGGAACCTGCGGCTGGCGACGGGTGTCGTCTACGACTGGCTGGACGAGACGCTCTCGACGTGA
- the aglF gene encoding UTP--glucose-1-phosphate uridylyltransferase AglF produces the protein MQAVVLAAGKGTRLRPLTDDKPKAMVEIDGRPILTHCLDRLIELGADDLFIVVGYLKEEIIKYYGDSYEGVPITYCHQREANGLAHALLTVEEHIDDDFMLILGDNVFEANLADVIRRQAEERADAAFLVEEVPWEEASRYGVCNTNDYGEIIAVEEKPDDPPTNLVMTGFYTFSPAIFHACHLVQPSDRGEYELSDAVNLLIQSGRTIDAIRMDGWRIDVGYPEDRDEAERRLQGGETAEEAESD, from the coding sequence ATGCAAGCAGTCGTACTCGCCGCCGGGAAGGGGACTCGGCTTCGCCCGCTCACCGACGACAAGCCGAAGGCGATGGTCGAAATCGACGGCCGGCCCATCCTGACGCACTGTCTGGACCGTCTCATCGAACTCGGCGCCGACGACCTGTTCATCGTCGTCGGCTACCTGAAAGAGGAGATCATCAAGTACTACGGCGACAGCTACGAGGGCGTCCCCATCACCTACTGCCATCAGCGGGAGGCCAACGGGCTGGCACACGCGCTGCTCACCGTCGAGGAGCACATCGACGACGACTTCATGCTCATCCTCGGGGACAACGTCTTCGAGGCCAACCTCGCCGACGTGATTCGCCGGCAGGCCGAGGAGCGCGCCGACGCCGCCTTCCTCGTCGAGGAGGTGCCCTGGGAGGAGGCGTCCCGGTACGGCGTCTGCAACACGAACGACTACGGCGAGATAATCGCCGTCGAGGAGAAACCGGACGACCCGCCGACGAACCTCGTGATGACGGGCTTCTACACCTTCTCGCCCGCCATCTTTCACGCCTGTCACCTCGTCCAGCCCTCCGACCGCGGCGAGTACGAACTCAGCGACGCGGTCAACCTCCTCATCCAGAGCGGGCGCACCATCGACGCCATCCGGATGGACGGCTGGCGCATCGACGTCGGCTACCCCGAGGACCGCGACGAGGCCGAACGCCGGCTCCAGGGGGGCGAAACCGCCGAGGAGGCCGAGTCCGACTGA
- a CDS encoding DUF7344 domain-containing protein — MSADTTPDTVVGATSTRYVVMALLREHQVVSLADLADEVATRRHDRPLADLSPTTVLEVYDELYEEHVPALERVGSVSYDQERDLVALSGYTVEETALGEEALRFYECESGE, encoded by the coding sequence GTGAGTGCGGACACGACCCCGGACACCGTCGTCGGCGCCACCTCGACGCGCTACGTGGTCATGGCGCTCCTGCGCGAGCACCAGGTCGTCTCGCTCGCGGACCTCGCCGACGAGGTGGCCACCCGGCGCCACGACCGGCCGCTCGCGGACCTCTCCCCGACGACGGTGCTCGAGGTCTACGACGAACTGTACGAGGAGCACGTCCCGGCGCTCGAACGCGTCGGGAGCGTCAGCTACGACCAGGAACGTGACCTGGTGGCGCTCTCGGGGTACACGGTGGAGGAGACGGCGTTGGGGGAGGAGGCGCTGCGGTTCTACGAGTGTGAGAGCGGCGAGTAG
- a CDS encoding sugar transferase gives MERTRWYRQMSVAVVAGATALAVVAANHPFAQDTLTSLPLLDTLPQQTWGYEELTLAVTTSVFVVVTAYLPLFRPTRRRVLDTIALAERRLVVAFVALAAIGYFDYTYRLPRTTLLLVGATLSVLLPAWFVSARPRPSGDGERAVIVGDDPEAMAALVETTDLTVVGYVSPPTRFSTDDPRGGVRADGGQTLAASENPLVRLPCLGGVSDLDVVFAEYDIDTALLAFSRPDREQFFATLDQCDRSGVGAKVHSDHADSVLVAGRGGDLVDVDLEPWDWQDRMLKRLFDVAFAAGGLLALSPVILLIALAVRLDSEGPVFYTQERTAEFGGTFTVYKFRSMYEGSEDSTPGERENSVTPVGAVLRRTHLDEIPQLYSILVGDMSVVGPRAAWVDEEVLLEQETPHWRKRWFVKPGLTGLAQTEGISSSDPEEKLQSDVEYIRSQSLWFDTAIVIRQLFDVVTGDDEERTET, from the coding sequence ATGGAACGGACGCGGTGGTATCGACAGATGAGCGTCGCCGTCGTCGCCGGGGCGACGGCGCTCGCCGTCGTCGCCGCGAACCACCCCTTCGCGCAGGACACCCTCACTTCGCTCCCCCTCCTCGACACGCTCCCCCAGCAGACCTGGGGATACGAGGAACTCACCCTCGCGGTGACGACGAGCGTGTTCGTCGTCGTGACGGCGTATCTCCCCCTGTTCCGACCGACACGGCGGCGGGTGCTCGACACCATCGCGCTGGCAGAGCGCCGTCTCGTCGTCGCCTTCGTCGCCCTCGCGGCCATCGGCTACTTCGACTACACCTATCGGCTGCCGCGGACGACCCTCCTCCTGGTCGGCGCGACGCTGTCCGTCCTGCTGCCGGCCTGGTTCGTCAGCGCGCGCCCGCGGCCGAGCGGCGACGGTGAACGGGCGGTCATCGTCGGCGACGACCCCGAGGCGATGGCGGCACTCGTCGAGACGACCGACCTGACGGTCGTCGGCTACGTCTCTCCACCCACACGGTTCTCTACCGACGACCCGCGCGGCGGGGTTCGCGCCGATGGCGGTCAGACGCTGGCGGCGAGCGAGAACCCGCTCGTCCGCCTCCCCTGTCTCGGCGGGGTGTCGGACCTCGACGTGGTGTTCGCGGAGTACGACATCGACACGGCGCTGCTGGCGTTCTCGCGGCCGGACCGCGAGCAGTTCTTCGCGACGCTCGACCAGTGCGACCGGTCGGGCGTCGGCGCGAAAGTCCACAGCGACCACGCCGACAGCGTCCTCGTCGCCGGGCGCGGCGGTGACCTGGTCGACGTGGACCTCGAACCGTGGGACTGGCAGGACCGGATGCTCAAACGCCTCTTCGACGTCGCGTTCGCCGCGGGCGGCCTGCTCGCGCTCTCACCGGTCATCCTGCTCATCGCGCTGGCGGTGCGTCTCGACAGCGAGGGGCCGGTGTTCTACACGCAGGAGCGTACCGCCGAATTCGGCGGGACCTTCACCGTCTACAAGTTCCGTAGCATGTACGAGGGGAGCGAGGACTCCACGCCGGGCGAACGTGAGAACAGCGTCACACCCGTCGGCGCCGTCCTCCGCCGGACGCACCTCGACGAGATACCGCAACTCTACTCGATTCTCGTCGGCGACATGAGCGTCGTCGGCCCCCGCGCGGCGTGGGTCGACGAGGAGGTTCTGCTCGAACAGGAGACCCCCCACTGGCGAAAGCGCTGGTTCGTCAAGCCGGGGTTGACGGGCCTCGCCCAGACGGAGGGTATCTCCAGTTCCGACCCCGAGGAGAAACTGCAGTCGGACGTGGAGTACATCAGGAGTCAGTCGCTCTGGTTCGACACCGCCATCGTCATTCGCCAGCTCTTCGACGTCGTCACGGGCGACGACGAGGAACGGACGGAGACGTAG
- a CDS encoding NAD-dependent epimerase/dehydratase family protein encodes MDVLVTGGLGYIGSVLVPLLDGDERVDRVVVMDDTSTGSPSALRGALTDGIDFRQGDVREYGNVESAMRGCDAVVNLAAITGASSTHDRREETFATNLEGTENVLTAAGKLGVENVVVASSCNLYGRATSTDLDETVEPDPINPYAETKYECEGLLREAIDEFGFDGVALRMATNYGDAPGVRFNLVVNTFVFRALTGRPLTVYGDGSNWRPFIHVRDAARAYAHAALDPGAWDRLVYNVGSNGGNYRISEIADLVADEVAPVNVTYLEDEHPGPSYHVNFDRIAETGYETAWTLREGVRDLANTFEPNS; translated from the coding sequence ATGGACGTCCTCGTCACCGGTGGACTCGGTTACATCGGCAGCGTCCTCGTCCCCCTGCTGGACGGCGACGAGCGCGTCGACCGCGTGGTCGTCATGGACGACACCTCGACGGGGTCGCCGAGCGCGCTCCGCGGGGCGCTGACCGACGGCATCGACTTCCGCCAGGGCGACGTCCGCGAGTACGGCAACGTCGAGAGCGCGATGCGCGGCTGCGACGCCGTCGTCAACCTCGCGGCCATCACGGGCGCGTCGAGCACGCACGACCGCCGCGAGGAGACGTTCGCGACGAACCTCGAGGGGACGGAGAACGTCCTGACGGCGGCGGGGAAACTCGGCGTCGAGAACGTCGTCGTCGCCTCCTCGTGTAACCTCTACGGCCGGGCGACGAGCACCGACCTCGACGAGACGGTCGAACCGGACCCCATCAACCCGTACGCCGAGACGAAGTACGAGTGCGAGGGGTTGCTCCGCGAGGCCATCGACGAGTTCGGCTTCGACGGCGTCGCCCTGCGGATGGCGACGAACTACGGCGACGCACCCGGTGTCCGCTTCAACCTCGTCGTCAACACGTTCGTCTTCCGGGCGCTCACCGGCCGCCCGCTGACGGTGTACGGCGACGGGTCGAACTGGCGGCCGTTCATCCACGTCCGCGACGCGGCCCGGGCCTACGCCCACGCCGCGCTCGACCCCGGCGCGTGGGACCGCCTCGTCTACAACGTCGGGTCGAACGGCGGCAACTACCGCATCAGCGAGATAGCCGACCTCGTCGCGGACGAGGTCGCACCGGTGAACGTCACCTACCTGGAGGACGAACACCCCGGCCCCTCCTACCACGTCAACTTCGACCGCATCGCGGAGACCGGTTACGAGACGGCGTGGACGCTCCGCGAGGGCGTCCGCGACCTGGCGAACACATTCGAACCCAACTCATGA
- a CDS encoding NAD-dependent epimerase/dehydratase family protein, whose protein sequence is MNILVTGGAGFIGGHLAEQLALRGHDVTALDNLDPFYDVGIKERTVERGRVAAEGEGSYSFVRGDIRDEDLVSDLVGDAAFVYHQAGLAGVRPSVDRPREYNEVNVGGTLNLLDAAREADVERVVMASSSSVYGKPQYLPYDEQHPTTPVSPYGTSKLAAERYGCAYAESYGLPFVGLRYFTVYGPRMRPNMAISNFVSRCMNGESPVIYGDGQQTRDFTFIDDIVGANLALLDTDAADGRAINVGSTDNISIQVLAEEVRDHIAPSLDIEYEAARTGDAAHTHADTGTAAALLEYEPEYTIREGLAAFIEWYRENREWYEPLVRGEESAGATTETTVTQQSR, encoded by the coding sequence ATGAACATATTAGTCACGGGAGGTGCTGGTTTTATCGGTGGTCACCTCGCTGAACAACTAGCTCTGCGCGGCCACGACGTCACGGCCCTCGACAACCTCGACCCGTTCTACGACGTCGGCATCAAGGAGCGGACGGTCGAGCGCGGTCGGGTCGCCGCCGAGGGCGAGGGGTCGTACTCGTTCGTCCGGGGGGACATCCGCGACGAGGACCTCGTCTCGGACCTCGTCGGCGACGCGGCGTTCGTCTACCACCAGGCCGGTCTCGCCGGCGTGCGACCGAGCGTCGACCGCCCCCGCGAGTACAACGAGGTCAACGTCGGCGGGACGCTGAACCTCCTCGACGCCGCCCGCGAGGCCGACGTCGAGCGCGTCGTCATGGCGAGTTCCTCCTCCGTCTACGGCAAGCCGCAGTACCTCCCCTACGACGAACAGCACCCGACGACGCCGGTCAGCCCTTACGGTACGTCGAAACTCGCCGCCGAACGCTACGGCTGTGCGTACGCCGAATCGTACGGTCTCCCGTTCGTCGGCCTCCGCTACTTCACCGTCTACGGCCCCCGGATGCGTCCGAACATGGCCATCTCGAACTTCGTCTCGCGGTGCATGAACGGCGAGTCGCCGGTGATCTACGGCGACGGCCAGCAGACCCGTGACTTCACCTTCATCGACGACATCGTCGGGGCGAACCTCGCGCTCCTCGACACCGACGCCGCCGACGGGCGCGCCATCAACGTCGGGAGCACCGACAACATCAGCATCCAGGTCCTCGCCGAGGAGGTCCGCGACCACATCGCCCCCTCGCTCGACATCGAGTACGAGGCGGCGCGGACCGGCGACGCGGCGCACACGCACGCCGACACGGGGACGGCGGCGGCCCTGCTGGAGTACGAACCCGAGTACACGATTCGCGAGGGCCTCGCGGCGTTCATCGAGTGGTACCGGGAGAACAGGGAGTGGTACGAACCGCTCGTGCGGGGCGAAGAGAGCGCGGGAGCCACGACCGAGACGACCGTCACGCAACAGTCGCGGTAA
- a CDS encoding NAD-dependent epimerase/dehydratase family protein, with protein MTAHDSETHESDAPHVAVTGAAGYIGSRVVHELTERHPDWAVSALDNFYLGDVRRVGEVPVEHVDIRHRDELEAALSGADVVLHLAALSGVDDCDDHPDLAYEVNVLGTENVAWYCRKTETPLGFPFSMAVIGDPQAFPITVEHPRDPLNWYGRTKVLNEQAIEWYADGAFPAHQFMVANLYGEHEVGGRTVSKGTVINFFVNRALADETLTVYEPGTQSRNFVHVKDVARAFADSTECLLDRDEAGATGVEKFEIATDEDPGVVEVADLVQRIAREERDVDPDVELVENPRSGETLVDSFAVDTEAAREVLGWSPEESVEASVRDLLRE; from the coding sequence ATGACAGCCCACGACTCAGAGACCCACGAATCGGACGCTCCCCACGTCGCCGTCACCGGCGCGGCGGGCTACATCGGCAGTCGCGTCGTCCACGAACTCACCGAGCGCCACCCCGACTGGGCGGTGAGCGCCCTCGACAACTTCTACCTCGGCGACGTCCGCCGGGTGGGCGAGGTCCCCGTCGAGCACGTCGACATCCGCCACCGCGACGAACTGGAGGCCGCGCTCTCGGGCGCGGACGTCGTCCTCCACCTCGCGGCGCTCTCGGGCGTCGACGACTGCGACGACCACCCGGACCTCGCCTACGAGGTGAACGTCCTCGGCACGGAGAACGTCGCGTGGTACTGTCGGAAGACGGAGACCCCACTGGGCTTTCCCTTCTCGATGGCCGTCATCGGCGACCCCCAGGCGTTCCCCATCACCGTCGAGCACCCCCGCGACCCGCTCAACTGGTACGGGCGGACGAAGGTGCTCAACGAGCAGGCCATCGAGTGGTACGCGGACGGCGCGTTCCCGGCCCACCAGTTCATGGTCGCCAACCTCTACGGCGAACACGAGGTCGGCGGCCGGACCGTCTCGAAGGGGACGGTCATCAACTTCTTCGTGAACCGGGCGCTCGCGGACGAGACGCTCACCGTCTACGAACCCGGCACGCAGTCGCGCAACTTCGTCCACGTGAAGGACGTCGCACGGGCGTTCGCCGACAGCACGGAGTGTCTGCTCGACCGCGACGAGGCGGGCGCGACCGGCGTCGAGAAGTTCGAAATCGCCACCGACGAGGACCCCGGCGTCGTCGAGGTGGCCGACCTCGTCCAGCGCATCGCCCGGGAGGAGCGGGACGTCGACCCCGACGTGGAACTCGTCGAGAACCCCCGGAGCGGGGAGACGCTCGTCGACTCCTTCGCCGTCGACACCGAGGCGGCCCGCGAGGTGCTCGGCTGGTCGCCCGAGGAGAGCGTCGAGGCGAGCGTCCGCGACCTCCTGCGGGAGTAG
- a CDS encoding bacterio-opsin activator domain-containing protein: protein MGERSYRETVEQAGHAVARLDTEGRIVDVNRAFETLTGYDEGDVAGESYRTLLPATHDEPVERIKREVRAGETWRGTLTIARASGELSTLDQTVAPVTVDGSLDHLAVVAAPIDHPEREVQVNALATRLGQLERLTAAVRPIVGTLLNAATREDIHQPLCDQLVEATEYDVAWLADYRPESEEVVLRAATGETGMVSQAASTVEGPVARALRSRTVQVVEDPADRPSMPFAGTTAGRDTRLDVLVPLSYGETTYGVLGLSADRERPVTPGERTLLSELGGTVGYAYHAIENRRLLLTDTVVELEFRSTDRTLHAVDTSAEFGARFELRSLVPATDGALLAYVEVSDVDPARIGERMGESPDIREFSVIRADADSALVQCQLVDGFLALTIAEYGANLTSLVIEDGVLNAVCEVTPQTDVRSFVEHVTTTYPETELVRKQERPRPHGPVREDGAGDDDAMAGLTERQREALEAAYRAGYFEWARESTAEEVAAAMNISAPTFHKHLRKGLNGVMASLFETYTDG, encoded by the coding sequence ATGGGGGAGAGGAGCTACCGCGAGACGGTCGAACAGGCAGGACACGCAGTCGCCCGTCTCGACACGGAGGGGAGGATAGTCGACGTCAACCGCGCGTTCGAGACGCTGACGGGCTACGACGAGGGCGACGTCGCGGGCGAGTCCTACCGGACGTTGCTCCCCGCGACGCACGACGAACCGGTCGAACGCATCAAACGGGAGGTGCGCGCCGGCGAGACGTGGCGCGGGACGCTGACGATAGCGCGCGCCTCGGGGGAGCTCTCGACGCTCGACCAGACCGTCGCCCCGGTGACGGTCGACGGGTCCCTCGACCACCTCGCGGTCGTGGCGGCGCCCATCGACCACCCCGAGCGGGAGGTGCAGGTGAACGCGCTGGCGACGCGCCTCGGGCAACTCGAACGCCTCACGGCGGCCGTGCGTCCCATCGTCGGCACGCTCCTCAACGCGGCGACCCGCGAGGACATCCACCAGCCGCTGTGCGACCAGCTCGTCGAGGCGACGGAGTACGACGTCGCGTGGCTGGCCGACTACCGCCCCGAGAGCGAGGAGGTCGTCCTGCGTGCGGCGACGGGGGAGACGGGGATGGTGTCGCAGGCCGCCTCGACGGTCGAGGGGCCGGTCGCGCGGGCGCTTCGCTCGCGGACGGTCCAGGTCGTCGAGGACCCCGCGGACCGCCCCTCGATGCCGTTCGCGGGGACGACCGCCGGGCGCGACACGCGTCTCGACGTCCTCGTGCCGCTGTCGTACGGCGAGACGACCTACGGGGTCCTGGGGCTGTCCGCGGACCGCGAGCGGCCCGTCACGCCCGGCGAGCGAACCCTGCTCTCGGAGCTCGGTGGGACCGTCGGCTACGCCTACCACGCCATCGAGAACCGGCGACTGCTCCTCACCGACACGGTCGTCGAACTGGAGTTCCGGAGCACGGACCGGACGCTCCACGCCGTCGACACCTCGGCCGAGTTCGGTGCGCGCTTCGAACTGCGGAGTCTCGTCCCCGCGACCGACGGGGCGCTGCTGGCGTACGTCGAGGTGAGCGACGTCGACCCCGCCCGCATCGGCGAGCGGATGGGTGAGAGCCCCGACATCCGCGAGTTCAGCGTCATCCGTGCCGACGCCGACAGCGCGCTCGTCCAGTGTCAGCTCGTCGATGGCTTCCTCGCGCTCACCATCGCGGAGTACGGCGCGAACCTGACGTCGCTCGTCATCGAGGACGGCGTACTGAACGCCGTCTGCGAGGTGACCCCCCAGACGGACGTGCGGTCGTTCGTCGAACACGTCACGACGACCTACCCCGAGACGGAACTCGTCCGGAAGCAGGAACGACCGCGGCCCCACGGACCGGTTCGAGAGGACGGCGCCGGCGACGACGACGCGATGGCGGGTCTGACCGAACGCCAGCGGGAGGCCCTGGAGGCGGCCTACCGGGCGGGCTACTTCGAGTGGGCGAGAGAGAGCACCGCGGAGGAGGTCGCGGCGGCCATGAACATCTCGGCGCCGACCTTCCACAAACACCTCCGGAAGGGACTGAACGGGGTCATGGCGTCGCTGTTCGAGACGTACACGGACGGATGA
- a CDS encoding NAD-dependent epimerase/dehydratase family protein has protein sequence MSIIVTGGDGYVGWPTALRIASRTDERVVAVDNFGRREWVASVGATSATPIASMDERLAGAREVHDVHNLSFVEGDLTDRGFVDELLSVHEPRVVVHAAAQPSAPYSQINGERANFTQHNNMQATRNLAFGLHENGLSDTHLVETTTTGVYGAPTFPIPEGGATMENEGERDEVPFPAMAGSWYHLTKSHNAANLRLAHRQFGLPISDVRTAIVYGTETEETRADDRLKTRFDFDYYFGVVAHRFCAQAVAGYPLTVYGKGEQRKPFVSLEDTVEGLARLALNDHAERPSEHVVYNQVTRPISIVGMAETIASVGDEFDLDVDVTHVENPRDEDETHQMEIENERYMALIGEQRQDFEGGVRDILEALTRYGDTITAHEDRFLPDVLEE, from the coding sequence ATGAGCATCATCGTCACCGGCGGTGACGGCTACGTCGGGTGGCCGACCGCACTCCGAATCGCGTCCCGCACCGACGAGCGCGTCGTCGCCGTCGACAACTTCGGTCGCCGCGAGTGGGTCGCCTCCGTGGGCGCGACGAGCGCCACGCCCATCGCGAGCATGGACGAGCGCCTCGCCGGCGCCCGCGAGGTCCACGACGTCCACAACCTCTCGTTCGTCGAGGGGGACCTCACCGACCGTGGGTTCGTCGACGAACTCCTCTCCGTCCACGAACCGCGCGTCGTCGTCCACGCCGCGGCCCAGCCGAGCGCGCCGTACTCCCAGATAAACGGCGAGCGGGCGAACTTCACCCAGCACAACAACATGCAGGCCACGCGCAACCTCGCGTTCGGCCTGCACGAGAACGGCCTCTCGGACACCCACCTCGTCGAGACGACGACGACGGGCGTCTACGGCGCGCCGACGTTCCCCATCCCCGAGGGTGGCGCGACGATGGAGAACGAGGGCGAGCGCGACGAGGTCCCCTTCCCGGCGATGGCGGGGTCGTGGTACCACCTCACCAAGAGCCACAACGCGGCGAACCTCCGCCTCGCGCACAGGCAGTTCGGCCTCCCCATCTCGGACGTGCGGACGGCCATCGTCTACGGGACGGAGACCGAGGAGACGCGCGCCGACGACCGCCTGAAGACGCGCTTCGACTTCGACTACTACTTCGGCGTCGTCGCCCACCGCTTCTGCGCGCAGGCCGTCGCGGGCTACCCGCTGACCGTCTACGGGAAGGGCGAGCAGCGAAAGCCGTTCGTCTCGCTCGAGGACACCGTCGAGGGACTCGCGCGGCTGGCACTGAACGACCACGCCGAGCGCCCGAGCGAGCACGTCGTCTACAACCAGGTGACGCGCCCCATCAGCATCGTCGGGATGGCCGAGACCATCGCGAGCGTGGGCGACGAGTTCGACCTCGACGTCGACGTCACGCACGTCGAGAACCCCCGCGACGAGGACGAGACCCACCAGATGGAGATCGAGAACGAGCGCTACATGGCCCTCATCGGCGAGCAGCGCCAGGACTTCGAGGGCGGCGTCCGCGACATCCTGGAGGCGCTGACGCGCTACGGCGACACCATCACGGCCCACGAGGACCGCTTCCTCCCCGACGTGCTGGAGGAGTAG